AACTTTAAGAACTCTAAAGCACTATACAAACGAATGTGTTCTCTGTTTCTAATACTCAATCCTTCATGGCCAACATTATCAGATATGAAAGAGCTGTTCTACCTCCTCATATTTTGTCCACTGCTCTTTAGGCAAGATCTGCTGCCTCATGGTCAGGTCCAGTGCTCTCTTAATGCGAAACACCCTGTCGTTATAAAGGTTCTCAGGAAGCCTTCTTATGgcttcttttacatcttcattctCATATATTGTATCATCTCGCATTAAGCCTATGATAAAAAACAAGAGAGTAAGATTGAATATGCATCTCAAAAATAAGGAATTtctaaaaaatgagtaaaattatgacttataaccTAAGTCATTTACTTAACTTGGGTGGTAATATGAAGAGTTAGGTATCATGGAAACTCAATGCATTTCACGCACAATAATGAGTTATTTAATGGATTATTTCTTAAATGGTACTGTGGAAACAATATGAGTCTTTTAAAATCCACTGCcacaaaattcacattttatctatagcaattttaaaatcatttaaaatgtctaCTTTGTTTTTAAACACATATCAATAGACTATATCTCTACTTTCTTATACTTTAATTCTGAGATCAAGGTATTAAAAGTGTACTAAGGAACCAGTAACATTTAATGATGCTTCCCTCATGCTTCAATTACAAAAGATGAAGTTCATGGCAAAGTATAAAGTTCTAAAAAGTAGTTCAGGCATCAAATAACTGTAAAGATGTCAGAcaattttaacatttgaaaaatctCTACTTTCAAAGTTCAtacaacttcaattttttttttttttaattttatttatttatttatgtatggctgtgttgggtcttcgtttctgggcgagggctttctctagttgtggcaagtggggggccactcttcatcgcggtgcgcgggtctctcactatcgcggcctctcttgttgcggagaacaggctccagatgcgcaggctcagtaattgtggctcatgggcccagttgctctgcggcatgtgggatcttcccagaccagggctcgaacccgtgtcccctgcattggcaggcagagtctcaaccactgcgccaccagggaagccccatacaacttaaattttaaaacgcTAAGCGGAGGAGTTGAGAGAGGGAACATATAATAAGGAAAATGTTCTGCTACCATATTTCAAGAACATAAAACATTTCCAGCTCATACATTTGAGACAATTCCATCCCTCTCTTCTCATAATAATAAAAACGAAATGGATTTAACAATAAAATGTGACCTAATTTTAAGATTTCTAATGTACACAGGTGCAATTAGTTAACGTATTTTTGGGATCCATGATAACTCTTGCAAAAGCACTactctcagaaaaagaaaaaaacaaaacagaagaaagcaCAAATACTCACCCAGTTTATTGAACCCGGCAGCATTGTAATACCATTTTCGAATACCCTCCAGCCACTTGCTTGATGCTGCAACTGATATTGTCACACTGTCAACTGCTAACAATTCACTTATATAGTACATAAGCAACCagttaaaaaaatgcaaacacaggaAGGAACTTCTTTTAAAAGCATATACCCTCTATAGTGTAGATAAAAATAGCTTATTTTATCTATGAGCAAAAGTATTGCAGGTAAAAAAATTGGGCAAGTAAGTCACGGGGAAAAAAGGATAAACTCAAACACTTAATGTACTAAAGATCTGTAGGTACAATTACAGTCTCTCGATATCCTCAggggattgattccaggaccCCCCTCAGGCATCAAAATCCGAGAGGCTCAAGTCCCCTACATAAAATGGTGTagtgtttgcatataacctaagcACAtcttcctgtatactttaaatcatctctggattacttataatacttaatacaatgtaaatgctatgtcaATAGTTGTAAATCCgaagtaaatgctatgtaaatagttgcctgagagcaacaaattcaagttttgcttttttaaactttgtggaacttttttcccaaatattttccatcAGGAGGTCGGCTGGATCCTCG
This DNA window, taken from Eubalaena glacialis isolate mEubGla1 chromosome 17, mEubGla1.1.hap2.+ XY, whole genome shotgun sequence, encodes the following:
- the LOC133077245 gene encoding cytochrome b-c1 complex subunit 7, which gives rise to MASRPAVAASSKWLEGIRKWYYNAAGFNKLGLMRDDTIYENEDVKEAIRRLPENLYNDRVFRIKRALDLTMRQQILPKEQWTKYEEDKFYLEPYLKEVIRERKEREEWAKK